The Pseudophaeobacter arcticus DSM 23566 genome includes a region encoding these proteins:
- a CDS encoding DUF6925 family protein, translating into MPELQQILKTALMHEDCGWNMGSFGAIGEFHHVYGDSAPADHAGLMQLTSRGGVRIDRLSGVRPVAYETLSPKPHRWTQAVSLCLPKEDAAMHQRDVLTALGPDTDALRAEDRGAKLFDMGLGQYQADFCIRTADPELLAVLNQNAGRSLFEQGNPAMGAILKAHPHRVVLTQIGRVEVYQMIGGPDTGGKSPEGPHTHVLPKLLKADRTHSANTPIPEGWVPCCGIHPENPVIGRLGEDKPFNRSAFDAFQELLGDWGAQDYCQGKTAVWELLQSGTPAEGAEEPQSREGRAGWRNGIRQWRVLHGSNSLTEDYAVRFDRGADQTEPENPGH; encoded by the coding sequence TGGGGTCTTTTGGGGCCATAGGCGAATTCCACCATGTCTATGGCGATTCGGCGCCAGCGGATCATGCCGGGCTGATGCAGCTCACCAGTCGCGGCGGCGTCCGTATTGACAGACTGTCAGGGGTGCGCCCGGTGGCCTATGAAACCCTCAGCCCCAAGCCCCATCGCTGGACCCAGGCGGTCTCTTTGTGCTTGCCAAAAGAGGATGCGGCAATGCACCAGCGCGACGTGTTGACGGCACTTGGCCCTGACACCGACGCCCTGCGTGCGGAAGATCGCGGAGCCAAGCTCTTTGATATGGGGCTGGGCCAGTATCAGGCGGATTTTTGCATCCGTACTGCCGATCCCGAGCTTCTGGCGGTATTGAACCAAAACGCGGGGCGGTCGCTCTTTGAACAGGGAAATCCGGCGATGGGGGCCATTCTGAAAGCCCATCCACATCGCGTGGTGCTGACCCAGATCGGTCGCGTCGAAGTCTATCAGATGATCGGAGGCCCTGACACCGGGGGCAAATCCCCTGAAGGGCCACACACACATGTGCTGCCCAAGCTCCTGAAGGCGGACCGCACCCATTCCGCCAACACGCCGATCCCGGAAGGCTGGGTGCCCTGCTGCGGCATACATCCCGAAAACCCGGTCATTGGTCGCCTTGGCGAAGACAAGCCCTTCAACCGCTCCGCCTTTGACGCTTTTCAAGAGCTGCTGGGCGACTGGGGCGCCCAAGATTACTGTCAGGGCAAAACTGCGGTTTGGGAATTGCTGCAGTCAGGAACGCCCGCTGAAGGCGCCGAAGAGCCACAAAGCCGCGAAGGCCGGGCTGGCTGGCGCAATGGGATCCGTCAGTGGCGGGTGCTGCATGGCTCCAACAGCCTGACAGAGGACTATGCCGTTCGGTTTGACCGAGGTGCCGATCAGACCGAACCGGAAAACCCAGGCCACTAA
- a CDS encoding MotA/TolQ/ExbB proton channel family protein produces the protein MSFAPLFEFMARGGPALWVIAALSVLTLSLLLWRVAELMQAGLWRRSQAEAWLDLWRRGEAAPISTAQTPRDRVTLAAMQAVLTPAFSTEMAEKEVTRIAKAELTFLRRGLRPLELIATIAPLVGLLGTVLGMIGAFQALQVSGSGADPSVLAGGIWEALLTTAAGMAVAIPASALVSWVEGVTEREQAAMEDLAIRVFTSTATRPILQQAAE, from the coding sequence ATGTCCTTTGCCCCTCTTTTTGAATTTATGGCGCGCGGTGGACCCGCACTTTGGGTGATCGCGGCCCTCTCGGTCCTCACCCTGTCCCTCTTGCTGTGGCGGGTGGCAGAGCTGATGCAGGCAGGCCTCTGGCGCAGATCACAGGCCGAAGCCTGGTTGGACCTCTGGCGCAGGGGCGAGGCGGCTCCAATCAGTACCGCGCAGACGCCGCGGGATCGGGTGACGCTGGCTGCGATGCAGGCCGTACTGACGCCAGCATTCAGTACAGAGATGGCGGAAAAAGAAGTCACACGCATTGCCAAGGCTGAGTTGACCTTCCTGCGCCGGGGGCTGCGTCCTTTGGAACTGATCGCCACCATTGCACCTCTGGTCGGCCTGCTCGGAACTGTTTTAGGCATGATCGGCGCCTTCCAGGCTCTGCAGGTCAGCGGCAGCGGTGCCGATCCTTCGGTACTGGCTGGCGGGATCTGGGAAGCGCTATTGACCACGGCTGCGGGTATGGCGGTGGCCATTCCCGCCTCGGCACTGGTGTCCTGGGTGGAGGGTGTGACCGAGCGCGAACAGGCCGCCATGGAAGATCTGGCGATCCGGGTCTTCACCAGCACTGCCACCCGCCCGATCCTGCAGCAGGCAGCAGAATGA